In Deinococcus psychrotolerans, a genomic segment contains:
- the hisF gene encoding imidazole glycerol phosphate synthase subunit HisF encodes MLAKRIIPCLDVQNGRVVKNVRFFEDHRDAGDPLVLAQRYEAQQADELVFYDITASHEGRKLMLDVAARVAEQVMMPLTVGGGVSDLADFRALLLAGADKISVNSSAVRTPQLIRAASDHHGSQCVMLSIDAKRRPGGHPSGEGWNVYVGGGRVDTGLDLLRWAEEGQHLGAGEICLNIMDADGTRAGFDLAATRAVAQALDIPVIASGGAGKLEDFAEVLSGSATGGQADAALAASVFHFGDLSVPQVKAYLHAQGVAVRPEWHDNGVLE; translated from the coding sequence ATGCTTGCCAAACGCATCATTCCCTGCTTGGACGTTCAAAATGGCCGGGTGGTTAAGAACGTCCGCTTTTTTGAAGATCACCGCGACGCGGGCGACCCGCTAGTGCTGGCCCAACGCTACGAAGCCCAGCAAGCCGACGAACTGGTGTTTTACGACATCACCGCTTCTCACGAAGGCCGCAAACTGATGCTGGACGTGGCGGCCCGCGTCGCCGAGCAAGTCATGATGCCGCTGACGGTGGGCGGCGGCGTCAGCGACCTCGCCGATTTCCGGGCGCTACTGCTGGCCGGGGCCGACAAGATCAGCGTCAACAGTTCCGCCGTGCGTACACCGCAGCTGATACGGGCGGCCAGCGACCACCACGGCTCGCAGTGCGTGATGCTCAGCATCGACGCCAAACGCCGACCCGGCGGGCATCCCAGCGGCGAGGGCTGGAATGTCTACGTGGGCGGCGGGCGGGTGGACACTGGCCTGGATTTGCTGCGCTGGGCCGAAGAAGGCCAGCACCTCGGCGCGGGCGAAATTTGCCTGAACATTATGGACGCCGACGGCACGCGTGCCGGCTTTGATCTGGCGGCAACCCGCGCCGTGGCGCAGGCACTGGATATTCCAGTAATCGCTTCCGGCGGCGCGGGCAAGCTCGAAGACTTTGCCGAGGTACTCAGCGGCAGCGCAACCGGCGGACAAGCCGACGCTGCGCTGGCCGCCAGCGTCTTTCACTTCGGTGACCTCAGCGTGCCGCAGGTCAAGGCTTACTTGCACGCTCAGGGCGTCGCGGTGCGCCCCGAATGGCACGACAATGGGGTCTTGGAATGA